The genome window CTGGGCATCTAACCCCAAAAATTTAGGCACCATTTCTGCATCATCAACAAAAGCACCATGTTGGAATTTCTCCCTTGGAGATGACTTTTGAATATTATTACATATTTCTGAATCTGGAAGATCAAAGGGAACCAGTTTGTTCAGGTTCAATTGTACATCCACAGAAGCAATTTCTGGCTGATCCACTATCTTCTGTTCCTCTAATTCTGTCAAAGAATCTCTAGCAACTGCCTCATCAACTTCTATCTCTTTCTTCTGTGAATCTGCAAAGGTAGAAAGAGATTCTTCTAACTTTGTAATATTACTCAATGAAGAATTTACGACATCAGATGACGCTACATCTAGCAATGGTGCTGATTGATTTTCACTCTTCTCAGCATTTGTGACCATGGCAATTTGCGTCAATTCTACTTCATTGGATTTTATTTCCATTGGATAAGAATGAGAACTCAACGGAGGCTCTTCCAAATCTGAAAGACCCCTTGATGGAGAACAAATCTGACTTGAAGCTGGACAACTAACAACACCCTCATCATTTTCAGCACTATCAACAGAAGGAGCAGAATACACAGCTTGATCATCTGACTGAACATTTTCAGTGACCAGATCATTTACCATCACATGATTATCAGGAGATGAACGTTTAAAATGACCATCATCTTCAACTGGATTGACACTGAAGGTGGATCCATTTATTTCATCATCATGCACCATCTTTGGTATCTCTCCAACTTTTGATTGGAGATCAGAAGATGAGACTTCAATTTCTGCTGAGCCCGGTTCATCTTGAGTGTTGTTATGAGTTGAATCAGATAATAGCCCCCCGGTAAAGCAACTCAATGGAGAAACAGGAGTCTCCGAATTAAGTTGGGTAGTTACAGTACAATCTTCATCTTTTGAGTCTTGACAATCATGAGCCAGTGTAGCACCTGAATTCAAGTTTAATTCTTCCATGGATGGGGAAACAGGATCCTCTACTGGTGAACCAATATCTCTATTAACCAAAATTTTAGAAGGATTTTCTTTGGGAGGCTCTGCCTGGGACATTTTGATTTCAGAATGATCACTGCATTCATCTCCATGAGCTAATTCCAAATCATTAAGAACTTGTAACAGATCATCACAATGAATATATGGGTCATCATCATCCAAGTTGTCTAATGATGTTTTAGCAGAAGAACCCACTGGGTGAGCATCATCTGTTAGGGAGAGAGAAACAGGTTTGGAAGAAATAGATTCAACAAGACCTGTTCTGTCTGCATTGTCATCATCTAATCTTAAATTAAGTTCAGCAGGGGCAGATGGGGTTTCATCTGATTGAGTTGCAGCAGGTAGGATCACTGGCAAGGTGGATCCAAGATTAGAACACAACACCTGCCCTGAAGTCATCAAATCTGAAGAGGCTTGCCCCAAATCAGATGAAATCTCTTCTTCATGAACCGgtgcatcatcatgcatgacAAACCTCTCACAATCTGTGTGTTGAAACTCAACATTTTGGGGAAGCTGGTTGGATGGTGCATCTTCAACCTTCAGTTCACAACACTTGGCATTTGTGAATAATATAGGTTCCGATTGTATATTTTCAACTGCGGTGGTTAACGAATCAGAGTGAGGTAAATAGGATTTATCTTTCTTGAAATTTTCGTCTGATGTAGAGGAGCTACCAACAGATTGAGAATCTGAGAAGTGAGCTTGCGGTTCTCTATGCTGCCCATTTCCATCTCTTCTGAATGAACTATTATCATCTAATGTAGATGAGGTTCCAGTTGATTGAGAATCTGAAGACTGAGCTTCCACTTTAATATGTTCTTCGTTTCTATCTTGATTGAAAGAACTACTGTCATCAGACATTGAGGAGTCCCCAAATGATTGAGAATCTGAAAATTGAGCTTGTAATTGATGTTCTTCTTTATCATTAGTATTTGCTGCCTTTTGAATATTCAAGAAACTATTCTTAGGTTTATACTCATTGTCTGTTTCCAGTTCTGATTCCATTGTAGTTAAAGCATCCATGTAATTGTCAACTTCACTAGTCACATCATCAGAATGGTGCCCATCTAAGCTgccttctattttcttttgttcattgatAGCCAATTCTGCTGCATCAGGCAACTTAAGATGATTAGAAGACTTCTTGTCTGTCACACCATCTGAGATTTGTTCTTTCACCTTCACAAGATCTTCATTTGTCCCACCATCCATTTCTGAAAATGGTTTTAGTTCTAATTCATTCTCATCAGGGGATGAATAGGTGTTTTTATTTCCCAATGACTTTTTCACAGGACTAATGCTGCTGATTTCAAGAATTTTAATCCCAGCCTCACTAGTATCATACGGTGTCTGTTTCACAGGCAATGGAAAGATTGAAGTTTCACAAACCATTTTATGATCAGGTGAAGGAGTTTCCAGAAATTTCTCCATGTAACTCTTCCCATCTCTTGTTTCAACAGCTGGTCCATTCAATTGTCTTTTCTTCAACTTCACTCGGCGTGCAGGATTACTATAACCATTCTCAATACGCTCCTCAAGAAGCAGCTGATGTAATCTACAATGATGGAAATTAAATTGAGCCACCAATCATCATCAAAAACCATAATGAGAAGAATGAATTAATGCATCACAATAAAATTATTGGAGCTTACTTTGCATGTGATGGTACAGCATTAGGGGTTTCACCATCCCTCAGTCGTGCTCCTTTCTTCAGCTggaaatgaatgaaaaattaagtATTCAATTTTCCATTGCATAGAATATTTTGCTATGGAAATTACGGGGTATCACAACCCTGgtataaacaagaaaaagaagtgcTGAATTGAAATTTGTACCTTTACTTTACgaattctcttttctctctgaACTTCTATTGTAGCAGTTACAGATGAAGTTGATTCCATTTTAAAGAATGACGGATCAGTATAACGCTTCAGACATGCCCCAGCCCCAGCTACATCAAACCTTTAAAGAAGCGAAAAAGAACAAATTTCAAAAATCcataacataataattattttctaaacatATGTCTGATGAATCAGCTCATACTTATCCAGCAGGAACAGTCTAGGAGGACCACGACATTCTTCATATGAATCCATTATAAATCGAGGTAAGTCTCCACGAGTCACAAGATTTTGTTCAAACCGTAGATTTGGATGCCAATCAATCCCTGCAAGGCAATATGCAAGTATGTTTAAATTAGCAAAGGGACAATTACACCTAAAATGTTAGAACTTAAACCAAAATTCCAGCATTCAACAAGATTTGCAGTATTTAAATCACAATGTCAACGACAAGTTACACACAATCAGACTCTGTAATGAGAAATCTAACCTCCATTAGTATAGAATGAAGAATGATGAGTTTGAGAAAAGAACGCCTTCTCTAGTGAGGGAACTTCAGCCTCAAGCTGTTTAACACGAGCCATAAGACCATGGCCTCTTGCAGCAGTAGCCATTACTTCTTCATGTAAATCATGAAAGATCTCAGCAGCAAACCTAACCAAAACGAAATAGTTAAATACAGAGAACTTAATGGCACCTAGTGACAGTAAAAACTCTAacttagtgatgttgggtaaaAAATTGCCTTTGCTAAAAAGGGCAAGAAACAACTTCAAAGCTCAGATATCCTATTACAACTGGAA of Glycine soja cultivar W05 chromosome 1, ASM419377v2, whole genome shotgun sequence contains these proteins:
- the LOC114416688 gene encoding protein SCAR2-like gives rise to the protein MPLSKYRVRNEYSLADPELYRAADKDDPEALLEAVAMAGLVGLLRQLGDLAEFAAEIFHDLHEEVMATAARGHGLMARVKQLEAEVPSLEKAFFSQTHHSSFYTNGGIDWHPNLRFEQNLVTRGDLPRFIMDSYEECRGPPRLFLLDKFDVAGAGACLKRYTDPSFFKMESTSSVTATIEVQREKRIRKVKLKKGARLRDGETPNAVPSHAKLHQLLLEERIENGYSNPARRVKLKKRQLNGPAVETRDGKSYMEKFLETPSPDHKMVCETSIFPLPVKQTPYDTSEAGIKILEISSISPVKKSLGNKNTYSSPDENELELKPFSEMDGGTNEDLVKVKEQISDGVTDKKSSNHLKLPDAAELAINEQKKIEGSLDGHHSDDVTSEVDNYMDALTTMESELETDNEYKPKNSFLNIQKAANTNDKEEHQLQAQFSDSQSFGDSSMSDDSSSFNQDRNEEHIKVEAQSSDSQSTGTSSTLDDNSSFRRDGNGQHREPQAHFSDSQSVGSSSTSDENFKKDKSYLPHSDSLTTAVENIQSEPILFTNAKCCELKVEDAPSNQLPQNVEFQHTDCERFVMHDDAPVHEEEISSDLGQASSDLMTSGQVLCSNLGSTLPVILPAATQSDETPSAPAELNLRLDDDNADRTGLVESISSKPVSLSLTDDAHPVGSSAKTSLDNLDDDDPYIHCDDLLQVLNDLELAHGDECSDHSEIKMSQAEPPKENPSKILVNRDIGSPVEDPVSPSMEELNLNSGATLAHDCQDSKDEDCTVTTQLNSETPVSPLSCFTGGLLSDSTHNNTQDEPGSAEIEVSSSDLQSKVGEIPKMVHDDEINGSTFSVNPVEDDGHFKRSSPDNHVMVNDLVTENVQSDDQAVYSAPSVDSAENDEGVVSCPASSQICSPSRGLSDLEEPPLSSHSYPMEIKSNEVELTQIAMVTNAEKSENQSAPLLDVASSDVVNSSLSNITKLEESLSTFADSQKKEIEVDEAVARDSLTELEEQKIVDQPEIASVDVQLNLNKLVPFDLPDSEICNNIQKSSPREKFQHGAFVDDAEMVPKFLGLDAQQSESLSYGLHDPLQNDRDGFSSPSGNQLEPETDLDLFSKSQIGEQDAEFPLREEKNFASEKPQFQQMQKYQLEQESTNATSDCVSEIHADEPSSFYSLPQSSSQENNAAKRVMDPLKPLLPNLFPKATENKLDEMPPMPPLPPMQWRMGKVQHASLASQREELEVSQVSVQPNRPDKQSLFGLPTSERETLYQNPFLPVMALESDKLQHSSGFAVGVSGHPVAIPFQFPIMVNESKGQYNYLLLDSNQIQNPLLTLPVASMGMPPQGFIVAPEGEVIQNSNPCAPIPSAAYAVLGHNSIPPQEKSTQPPHQLMMETTPDDKSLQQSMSNMVSMDRPPHGHAVASEGEMELNSNPGPTIPPAECAVSGHDSLSPQEKLTQPPSQLLMEHSSDDKTLLQFVTNVVSMDSSNSHIVSSEGEMEQSSNPDPPTPPVECAVPGPGHDSISSHENPTKPPSQLMSETSSEFKTLQQSISNVEGEQGHLPISFMSPPNMESMEPNQSFLPFEGGMEMSLDTSDHTSDLESERTNGKPKNKLPRPRNPLIDAVAAHDKSKLRKVTERVMPQIAPKVDERDSLLEQIRTKSFNLKPAVTTRPSIQGPKTNLKFAAILEKANAIRQALAGSDEDDDADWSDS